In Prionailurus viverrinus isolate Anna chromosome C2, UM_Priviv_1.0, whole genome shotgun sequence, one DNA window encodes the following:
- the KCNE2 gene encoding potassium voltage-gated channel subfamily E member 2 isoform X3, producing the protein MPALSNLTQTLEDVFRRIFVTYMDNWRRNTTAEQEALQAKLDAENFYYVILYLMVMIGMFSFIIVAILVSTVKSKRREHSNDPYHQYIVEDWQEKYKSQILNLEESKSTIHENLGAAGFNMAP; encoded by the coding sequence ATGCCGGCCCTGTCCAATCTGACGCAGACGCTGGAAGATGTCTTCAGAAGGATTTTTGTTACTTATATGGACAACTGGCGCAGGAACACGACAGCTGAGCAAGAGGCCCTGCAAGCCAAGCTTGATGCTGAGAACTTCTACTATGTCATCTTGTACCTCATGGTGATGATCGGCATGTTCTCCTTCATCATTGTCGCCATCCTGGTGAGCACGGTGAAATCCAAGCGACGAGAGCACTCCAACGACCCCTACCACCAGTACATCGTGGAAGATTGGCAAGAGAAGTACAAGAGTCAAATTTTAAATCTAGAAGAATCAAAGAGCACCATCCACGAGAACCTCGGGGCAGCGGGGTTCAACATGGCTCCTTGA
- the SMIM11 gene encoding small integral membrane protein 11: protein MNWKVLEHVPLLLYILAAKTLILCLAFAGVKIYQRKRLEAKLEAEKKKQSEKKDN, encoded by the exons ATGAACTGGAAG gTCCTTGAACACGTGCCCTTGCTGCTGTATATCTTGGCAGCAAAAACCTTAATTCTCTGCCTGGCATTTGCTGGAGTCAAAATCTACCAACGGAAAAGATTAGAAGCAAAactggaagctgagaaaaagaagcaGTCAGAGAAGAAAGATAACTAG